The following are encoded together in the Lactuca sativa cultivar Salinas chromosome 1, Lsat_Salinas_v11, whole genome shotgun sequence genome:
- the LOC111897007 gene encoding polygalacturonase inhibitor produces the protein MAIHFKSITSLLSNHQATTILMFLLLLFLLSPIASSADLCHPDDKAAILKFKKNLPLWNSDGDCCDIFDCDQTTHRVIRFVLTHSNLAGTIPDSIGDLTYLNTVLITKMPFLVGEIPQSVTKLKYVDSFEISWTNVSGNVPPFLSELKNVWILNLSYNNLSGLIPSSLATLPHLIRLDLSRNRLTGSIPESFGHLVSPNSQGSLSLILSYNMLFGEIPKSVGNTNFNQFDVSRNNLSGDASMLFGALKNTWVLDISRNNFEFDLSSVSFMTHGLSYLDLSHNKIYGKISSQIMEAIDLQYVNVSYNRLCGKIPSPWKLKYEGLDNTSFLHNRCLCGSPLAPCK, from the coding sequence ATGGCTATCCATTTCAAATCCATAACCTCTCTCCTATCAAATCATCAAGCCACTACTATACTCATGTTCCTACTTCTTCTCTTCCTTTTGTCCCCAATCGCCTCATCCGCCGATCTCTGTCACCCTGATGACAAAGCTGCAATTCTCAAATTCAAAAAAAACTTACCATTGTGGAACTCAGATGGCGATTGTTGTGACATATTTGATTGTGACCAAACCACACATCGTGTCATACGCTTTGTTCTCACCCACTCTAACCTCGCAGGCACAATCCCAGATTCCATTGGTGATTTGACATATTTAAACACAGTTCTAATTACCAAGATGCCGTTTCTTGTTGGTGAAATCCCACAAAGTGTGACAAAACTGAAATATGTCGACTCTTTTGAAATCAGTTGGACCAACGTCTCCGGCAACGTGCCTCCGTTTCTTTCAGAGCTCAAAAATGTATGGATTCTTAATCTTTCGTATAACAATTTATCAGGTCTAATCCCATCGTCTCTAGCCACTCTCCCACATCTGATCAGACTAGACCTGAGTCGTAATAGACTCACCGGGTCAATTCCTGAGTCATTCGGTCATCTTGTATCTCCAAACTCGCAGGGATCACTATCATTGATTTTATCTTATAACATGCTCTTTGGTGAGATACCTAAATCTGTTGGAAACACGAACTTCAACCAGTTTGATGTATCAAGAAACAACTTGTCAGGAGATGCTTCGATGTTGTTTGGTGCATTGAAAAATACGTGGGTTCTTGATATCTCGAGAAACAATTTCGAGTTTGATTTATCATCAGTGAGTTTCATGACCCACGGGTTGTCGTATTTGGATTTATCACATAACAAGATATATGGGAAGATATCGTCTCAAATAATGGAAGCTATTGATTTACAGTATGTGAATGTGAGTTACAATAGATTATGTGGGAAGATTCCTTCGCCATGGAAACTTAAATATGAAGGACTGGATAACACTTCGTTCTTGCATAATCGATGTTTGTGTGGATCACCACTCGCTCCATGCAAATGA
- the LOC111896934 gene encoding polygalacturonase inhibitor — MASANRCHPDDKAAILKFKNSFSNGPQLDQRLRLCACLRFLQSLRSSVMFINLSFNNVSGLIPSSLATLPNLIALDLNRNRLTGSIPDSFGHIIVSQDSQGLSLSLSHNMLTGEIPTSLLGIQTSIGLMYQGTTCQETLQCCLVHRSLDISRNNFEFDLSGVSFMTNELVELDISHDKIYGKIP, encoded by the coding sequence ATGGCATCGGCCAACCGTTGTCATCCTGATGACAAAGCTGCAATTCTCAAATTCAAAAACAGTTTCTCAAATGGGCCTCAGTTGGACCAACGTCTCCGGCTATGTGCATGCCTCCGTTTCTTGCAGAGCTTAAGATCGAGTGTGATGTTCATTAATCTTTCATTTAACAATGTATCAGGTCTAATCCCATCGTCTCTAGCCACTCTCCCAAATCTTATCGCGCTAGATTTGAATCGTAATAGACTCACCGGGTCAATCCCTGACTCATTTGGTCATATTATTGTATCTCAAGACTCGCAAGGATTATCATTGAGTTTATCTCATAACATGCTCACCGGTGAGATCCCTACATCTCTCTTGGGGATACAAACTTCTATCGGTTTGATGTATCAAGGAACAACTTGTCAGGAGACACTTCAATGTTGTTTGGTGCATCGAAGTTTAGACATCTCGCGAAACAATTTTGAGTTTGATTTGTCGGGAGTGAGTTTCATGACCAATGAGTTGGTGGAATTGGATATATCACATGACAAGATATACGGGAAGATACCGTAG